In Lactococcus paracarnosus, a genomic segment contains:
- a CDS encoding tyrosine-type recombinase/integrase: MYKWQEIIDEFLTDIQVKNYTSFTIYNYKAKFKNIKDYFLSNNIEFVDEVTKQDVKKWIISLQDNGMQSSAINITTSRLKKLFEYMIEEGYITTSPFLNIKRLKIQKKVIYPLNDDEIRQLLKAAKTNRHKHIAQRDTVIFMMLLETGLRVSELANIKNDDILDNQILIRHGKGNKDRAVAITPILKKEMYKYDRIKKAKYKNDDIEYYFVSYKKTGIKPPTIWHIMNALKKQVKIRDVVRFSGHTLRHTYAHMAIRNGMDIYTLSLNMGHSQVSMTQKYLQTLKSDDFVKESIKYSTLKNLR; this comes from the coding sequence ATGTACAAATGGCAAGAAATTATTGACGAGTTTTTAACTGATATTCAAGTTAAAAATTATACTAGCTTTACAATTTATAATTACAAAGCAAAATTTAAAAATATTAAAGATTATTTTCTAAGCAATAATATTGAATTTGTTGATGAAGTAACAAAACAAGATGTAAAAAAATGGATAATAAGTTTACAGGATAATGGTATGCAATCTAGCGCAATAAATATAACAACTAGCAGATTAAAAAAATTGTTTGAATATATGATAGAAGAAGGTTATATAACTACTAGTCCATTTTTAAATATTAAGCGATTGAAAATACAAAAAAAAGTAATATATCCATTAAACGATGATGAAATCAGACAGCTACTAAAGGCAGCAAAGACAAATAGACACAAACACATAGCACAAAGAGACACAGTTATATTTATGATGCTATTAGAAACAGGCTTAAGGGTATCAGAACTAGCAAATATAAAGAATGATGACATTTTAGATAATCAGATTTTAATCAGACACGGTAAAGGTAACAAAGACAGGGCAGTAGCTATCACACCAATTTTAAAAAAGGAAATGTATAAATACGACAGAATCAAGAAAGCAAAATATAAAAATGATGACATAGAATATTATTTTGTATCATATAAAAAAACAGGAATTAAGCCACCCACAATTTGGCATATTATGAATGCGTTAAAAAAACAAGTTAAGATAAGGGATGTTGTTAGGTTCTCAGGTCATACTTTACGACACACTTACGCACACATGGCTATACGCAATGGTATGGACATATACACTCTAAGTTTGAATATGGGTCACAGTCAAGTGTCAATGACACAAAAGTATTTGCAAACTTTGAAAAGTGATGATTTTGTTAAAGAATCTATTAAATATTCAACGCTGAAAAACTTGCGATAG
- a CDS encoding DUF4440 domain-containing protein yields the protein MVIKPEMIARGREQIKSAFIKIAAYFDNSIKPLEGQMLYLVTGDTVLVLAQTFLEANQTATDKSDYAMERRATYIFRKIDGKWLCAIDNSYGTSLLDSL from the coding sequence TTGGTCATTAAACCAGAGATGATTGCTAGAGGCAGGGAACAAATCAAGTCAGCATTCATCAAAATAGCTGCATATTTTGATAACTCTATCAAGCCGCTTGAAGGTCAGATGCTTTATCTGGTAACTGGCGATACCGTCTTAGTATTGGCACAGACCTTTTTAGAAGCTAATCAGACTGCTACGGATAAATCAGACTATGCTATGGAGAGACGTGCAACCTACATTTTTCGAAAAATCGACGGCAAGTGGTTATGTGCAATAGATAATTCTTATGGTACATCTCTTCTTGATTCACTTTAA
- a CDS encoding class I SAM-dependent methyltransferase has protein sequence MKWDSTLYDGKHDFVSEYGKGLLSYIPDASDQKILDLGCGTGTLTSEISDKYRDVLGVDGSPDMIQKAKATYPHVSFEVVDALNMSFEQEWDIVFSNAVFHWIPDHDKLLKNIKQSLKASGKLICEFGGYGNIGTIEQAFKTLLAAKGYTYKSRFNFPTVDAFGTLLEKNGFIIDDLYIYDRPTVLKDGEKGLANWASQFFATDLVDFNQADKDSLLAELENAVRAELWDGTNWVADYKRLRAIAHI, from the coding sequence ATGAAATGGGATTCGACTTTATACGATGGTAAACATGATTTTGTATCTGAATATGGTAAGGGATTACTTAGTTATATACCAGATGCTAGTGACCAAAAAATATTGGATTTAGGGTGTGGGACTGGGACCTTAACCTCTGAGATTTCAGATAAATATCGTGATGTTCTGGGGGTAGATGGGTCTCCAGACATGATTCAGAAAGCGAAAGCAACCTATCCACATGTCTCTTTTGAGGTAGTGGATGCGCTGAACATGAGCTTTGAGCAGGAATGGGATATTGTCTTTTCAAATGCTGTATTTCATTGGATTCCTGATCATGACAAGTTGTTAAAGAATATTAAGCAATCACTCAAAGCGTCGGGAAAACTGATTTGTGAGTTTGGTGGTTATGGCAACATCGGAACGATAGAGCAAGCCTTTAAAACCTTGCTAGCAGCGAAAGGCTACACCTACAAATCAAGATTTAATTTTCCAACTGTCGACGCATTTGGCACACTACTCGAAAAAAACGGGTTTATAATCGATGACCTTTATATCTATGATCGACCTACGGTGCTTAAAGATGGTGAAAAAGGGCTAGCAAATTGGGCGAGTCAGTTCTTTGCCACTGACTTGGTAGACTTTAATCAAGCCGATAAAGATAGCCTATTAGCTGAACTAGAAAACGCTGTACGAGCTGAGCTTTGGGATGGGACTAACTGGGTTGCAGACTATAAGAGACTACGCGCGATTGCACATATTTAG
- a CDS encoding GFA family protein, with translation MENKFEGACLCQRVKFQVRLVNLKMHVCHCSMCRKSSGGTGFAYLYAQEAPEFRTQDTLSSYNAVGKAERGFCNHCGTTIYYHNVLDKGYCISISVLEKLPENDILFNREWYYHDKPGYYSYANKTQKS, from the coding sequence ATGGAAAATAAATTTGAGGGTGCTTGTCTGTGTCAACGTGTTAAATTTCAAGTAAGACTAGTCAACTTAAAGATGCATGTCTGTCACTGTTCTATGTGTAGGAAAAGTAGTGGTGGTACTGGTTTTGCTTATTTATATGCGCAAGAGGCACCTGAGTTTAGGACACAGGATACTTTGTCATCTTATAATGCTGTTGGTAAAGCGGAAAGGGGCTTCTGCAATCATTGCGGGACAACTATTTATTATCATAATGTGTTAGATAAGGGCTATTGCATATCTATATCAGTTTTAGAAAAACTTCCTGAAAATGATATTTTATTTAATAGAGAATGGTACTATCATGATAAACCTGGATATTATTCATATGCGAATAAGACTCAGAAATCATGA
- a CDS encoding putative quinol monooxygenase — MTNDLKDPFLYCTAIVQSTKKIGYNALIEKLSALQEVTSIEAGCILFKIVPLDRDEERFALWEIWENKEAFYAHHQKDYTKAFFSEQLDTIVLFESSEKVSL, encoded by the coding sequence ATGACGAATGATTTAAAAGACCCTTTCTTGTATTGTACTGCGATTGTACAATCTACAAAAAAGATAGGGTATAATGCCTTAATTGAGAAATTATCAGCATTACAAGAAGTGACAAGTATTGAGGCGGGGTGTATCTTATTTAAAATCGTTCCCCTTGATAGAGATGAGGAGCGATTTGCGCTTTGGGAGATATGGGAAAATAAAGAGGCTTTTTATGCACACCACCAAAAAGACTATACCAAAGCTTTCTTTAGTGAGCAGTTAGATACAATCGTGCTATTCGAAAGTTCAGAAAAGGTATCTCTATAG
- a CDS encoding MerR family transcriptional regulator — protein MFIKEFSEKTGLSIDTLRYYENENLLTPKRNQHNYRDYTESDICWVELLLKMKQTGMSINEIKGYAALQEQGDVSLANRIDILDKHLTSLKQAKETLEQTMSFVERKISGYKQRLH, from the coding sequence ATGTTTATAAAAGAATTTTCTGAGAAGACAGGTTTATCAATTGATACGTTAAGATATTATGAAAACGAAAACCTCTTAACTCCTAAAAGAAATCAACACAATTATAGGGACTATACTGAATCTGATATCTGTTGGGTTGAGTTACTATTAAAAATGAAACAAACAGGTATGTCTATCAATGAAATAAAAGGGTATGCGGCGTTACAAGAGCAGGGAGATGTTTCGTTAGCTAATAGAATTGACATTTTAGATAAGCATTTGACTAGCCTTAAACAGGCTAAGGAAACTTTAGAGCAGACGATGTCTTTTGTTGAGCGAAAAATCAGTGGTTATAAACAAAGACTTCATTAA
- a CDS encoding MerR family transcriptional regulator: MNIKEAAEKCGVSANTIRYYEKVGLLTTIDRTPSGIRTFGERTLSRISFVRSMRQAGMPIATLKTYMGLIDDEANHHDAQLALLKEQRAIMADKKADIQYAIDYLTYKIDHYDDHISQVEQKLQALEKGQSSDELAESGHKCL, encoded by the coding sequence ATGAATATCAAAGAAGCAGCGGAAAAATGTGGGGTTTCAGCAAATACCATTCGCTATTATGAAAAAGTAGGCTTATTGACCACGATTGATCGGACGCCCTCTGGTATTAGAACCTTTGGAGAGAGAACCCTAAGTAGGATCTCTTTTGTCAGGTCAATGAGACAGGCAGGGATGCCAATAGCAACCCTTAAAACCTATATGGGCTTGATTGATGATGAAGCAAACCATCATGATGCCCAATTAGCCTTGCTCAAGGAGCAACGTGCCATTATGGCTGATAAAAAGGCAGATATTCAGTATGCGATTGATTACCTGACCTACAAAATTGATCATTATGATGATCATATTTCTCAAGTTGAGCAAAAATTGCAAGCACTTGAAAAAGGTCAAAGTAGTGATGAACTAGCTGAATCAGGTCATAAGTGTCTCTAA
- a CDS encoding zinc-binding dehydrogenase, with protein sequence MKSAYFVAPGEMEVRELPKPELENPTDAVIKIVRACVCGSDLWWYRGISKKEPGVVGHEAIGVIESVGQDVTQFRKGDFVIVPFTHGCGHCKICKAGFEGNCINDAGATSAHQAEYYRAINADGALVKVPGQPSDYTDEQLASLTTLADVMPTGFHAAKAAQVKKGDTVVIFGDGAVGLCAVIGAKLLGADQIIMMSRHADRGAMATEFGATAIIKERDQAAVDQILAMTDGLGADAVLECAGTKSSVETAFKVARAGGNIGRVGIPHDVDYNPYMTRLFAKNIGLTGGVASVSLWDKELLLQAVLDGEINPGKVFTATYQLDEIQAAYQDMDERKTIKSLLRVSQG encoded by the coding sequence ATGAAATCTGCATATTTTGTAGCACCAGGAGAAATGGAAGTTCGGGAGTTACCAAAACCAGAACTAGAGAATCCAACGGATGCCGTGATTAAAATTGTTAGAGCCTGTGTTTGTGGCTCAGACCTTTGGTGGTATAGAGGTATCTCTAAAAAGGAACCAGGCGTTGTCGGTCATGAAGCAATAGGCGTCATCGAATCTGTTGGTCAAGATGTCACGCAGTTTCGTAAGGGCGATTTTGTTATCGTTCCATTTACGCATGGTTGTGGACACTGTAAAATTTGTAAGGCTGGCTTTGAGGGAAACTGTATCAATGATGCGGGTGCGACTAGTGCCCATCAAGCAGAATACTACCGAGCAATCAATGCAGATGGTGCGCTTGTTAAGGTACCAGGGCAACCTAGTGACTATACAGATGAACAGTTGGCTAGTTTGACAACGCTTGCTGATGTCATGCCTACAGGCTTCCATGCAGCTAAGGCTGCCCAAGTGAAAAAAGGGGATACGGTTGTCATCTTTGGCGATGGTGCAGTTGGTCTTTGTGCTGTTATTGGCGCTAAATTACTTGGTGCAGACCAAATTATTATGATGAGTCGGCATGCTGATCGTGGTGCAATGGCTACAGAATTTGGTGCGACTGCTATCATTAAAGAACGTGATCAAGCAGCTGTTGATCAAATATTAGCGATGACTGATGGCCTTGGTGCGGATGCTGTTTTAGAGTGTGCTGGGACTAAGAGTTCTGTCGAAACAGCCTTTAAAGTGGCGCGTGCGGGTGGTAACATTGGCCGTGTTGGTATTCCACATGATGTCGACTACAATCCCTATATGACACGTTTATTTGCTAAAAATATCGGCTTAACTGGTGGTGTTGCATCAGTCTCACTTTGGGATAAAGAGTTGTTATTACAGGCTGTTTTAGATGGCGAAATCAATCCAGGAAAAGTGTTTACAGCAACGTATCAACTCGACGAGATACAAGCAGCATACCAAGATATGGATGAACGTAAAACGATCAAATCACTCTTGCGTGTTTCTCAAGGCTAA
- a CDS encoding universal stress protein, whose translation MKDQYKNILVAVDGSEQAYNAVREAIAITKRNDGKLWVLTVKETNRYYDTLDMSVTGTTALDKMASDILAKVTELVNGEVDLIDKDLYDGNAKRKIVQYAKDNEIDLIVIGATGTGVIDKLFIGSTTQYVVNHAPCNVMVVK comes from the coding sequence ATGAAAGATCAATACAAAAATATCCTTGTTGCAGTCGATGGATCAGAACAAGCTTACAATGCAGTTCGTGAAGCTATCGCAATTACTAAAAGAAATGATGGTAAGTTATGGGTCTTAACCGTTAAAGAAACAAATCGTTACTATGATACCTTGGATATGTCTGTCACTGGCACGACAGCACTGGATAAAATGGCCAGTGACATTCTAGCTAAAGTAACTGAGTTAGTAAACGGAGAGGTTGACTTAATTGATAAAGACCTCTACGATGGGAATGCAAAACGTAAAATTGTACAGTATGCTAAAGACAATGAAATTGATCTGATTGTGATTGGTGCGACTGGTACAGGTGTCATTGATAAACTATTCATTGGGTCAACAACACAATACGTTGTGAATCATGCACCATGTAATGTGATGGTTGTTAAGTAA
- a CDS encoding glycerophosphodiester phosphodiesterase family protein, producing MHNRKLTHITWFMVMIFIFNYLAASCLHYFLSYAPQAYQINTSSFKQLADDLLAHAPIYAITIMTYFLIFGLFVSLLILSELFIHQQLSWQTFLSAVKRPKLYGFVLALIIILLPLNELGLKIPVANYMTIPQTFVAMIANPFILTGLSLLYVLILFFVLRLKHIPYYIIIKGIKQESLIKKSWQATQKSAWHHFRQFGFIFVKIAFAFALLSGIQFLIDIANHRNWSVFTTNLFTSLLAGVLYFYTAMILYLFLSNPDQERQVLPHQKYVYITHIRAVLFLIIIGFSTIYLSGKQLKVTHQNYLVIAHMGISSKSDIPNTIDNLKKVHATHPDYVEIDIQKTKDGQYVLSHDPAIKNKNDKTYQISDYSWDQLKDITFLHENQKTTLSNFKDYLLLANELKQKLLVEVKFSQTVSNKELKAFSEDFGQLLAENKAQLQSLNQNSLVRIDQFLDNDLGLLSPIQNDVNQSKLSQFYAIESSSLTQKTIRQATSVNKSIYAWTVNSHKEIQTTYAIGVTGFITDYPAKTRQYLEKISDRPHYALVPTGTLLLKRSDF from the coding sequence ATGCATAATCGAAAACTAACCCACATAACGTGGTTCATGGTTATGATCTTTATATTTAATTATCTTGCTGCAAGCTGTCTTCATTATTTCTTATCTTATGCGCCACAAGCCTACCAAATCAATACATCAAGCTTTAAGCAGCTAGCGGATGATTTATTGGCACATGCACCTATTTATGCCATCACGATCATGACATACTTTCTTATTTTTGGTTTATTTGTCAGCCTACTTATTTTAAGTGAGCTATTCATACATCAGCAACTCAGCTGGCAAACATTTTTAAGCGCAGTAAAACGGCCTAAATTATATGGGTTTGTACTTGCTTTGATTATCATCCTACTACCACTTAATGAACTGGGTCTAAAAATACCAGTTGCCAACTATATGACTATCCCTCAAACATTTGTGGCAATGATCGCTAACCCGTTTATCTTAACTGGCCTATCACTCCTTTATGTACTGATACTCTTTTTCGTCCTACGATTAAAACATATACCTTACTATATTATTATCAAAGGTATTAAACAGGAAAGTTTGATTAAGAAAAGTTGGCAAGCAACACAAAAATCAGCTTGGCATCACTTTAGGCAATTCGGCTTTATTTTTGTCAAGATTGCCTTTGCTTTTGCTTTACTTTCCGGCATACAATTTTTGATAGATATAGCGAATCACAGAAACTGGAGTGTTTTCACTACCAATCTGTTTACCTCACTGCTAGCAGGGGTACTCTATTTTTATACAGCTATGATCCTATACCTATTTCTCTCGAATCCAGATCAAGAAAGACAGGTACTACCACATCAGAAATATGTGTATATTACGCATATCAGAGCTGTTCTGTTTTTGATCATCATTGGCTTTTCTACTATTTATCTTTCAGGAAAACAATTGAAAGTAACCCATCAAAATTACCTTGTCATTGCACATATGGGCATCTCATCCAAGTCAGATATACCCAATACTATTGACAATCTAAAAAAAGTACACGCGACGCATCCAGACTATGTCGAAATAGACATTCAAAAAACAAAAGATGGGCAGTATGTTTTAAGTCACGACCCTGCCATAAAAAATAAAAATGATAAGACATATCAAATAAGTGACTATAGCTGGGATCAATTAAAAGACATCACATTTTTACACGAGAATCAGAAGACAACATTATCCAATTTTAAGGATTATTTGCTACTTGCAAATGAGCTAAAACAAAAATTACTCGTCGAAGTAAAATTTAGTCAAACAGTTAGCAACAAGGAATTAAAAGCCTTTTCAGAAGACTTCGGCCAACTACTAGCTGAAAATAAGGCGCAATTACAGTCCTTAAATCAAAACTCACTCGTTAGAATTGATCAATTCTTGGACAATGACCTAGGCCTATTATCCCCAATTCAAAATGATGTCAATCAATCAAAATTGAGTCAATTTTACGCCATTGAATCTTCCAGTTTAACTCAAAAAACGATCAGGCAAGCAACTAGTGTGAACAAATCAATTTATGCATGGACGGTTAACTCACATAAAGAGATCCAAACAACTTATGCTATAGGCGTGACAGGGTTTATTACCGACTATCCTGCTAAAACACGACAATATTTGGAAAAAATATCCGATCGACCACATTATGCATTAGTTCCCACAGGGACACTACTATTAAAACGCTCTGATTTCTAG
- a CDS encoding LysR family transcriptional regulator: protein MNFNDLTIFIDIYETGSLNQSAMHLGYAQSNLTARLKKLELDMETRLFIRRYNGLTPTKNGDKFYLFAKEAIQNLATIKQTFHSDKKTILISELLLNDDINNLQTIDITKDTITIKKTRDIASASLKNSFDRIVSFLKLQHISDMTETRKTIDAYYLASPLIDAAKCAYFFVNRDETCPFRQQTLAEFAKDKVVIELDSFENIITCIESGQGIALLPGYLTETKKLQKWEETSRPITYYSYE from the coding sequence ATGAATTTTAATGACTTAACGATATTTATCGATATTTATGAGACAGGATCCTTAAATCAGAGTGCGATGCATTTAGGCTATGCTCAGTCTAATCTGACTGCACGTTTGAAGAAGTTAGAGCTTGATATGGAGACAAGACTTTTTATCAGACGCTATAATGGCTTAACACCGACTAAAAATGGGGATAAGTTTTATCTATTTGCAAAAGAAGCGATTCAAAACTTAGCGACTATAAAACAGACGTTTCACTCTGATAAGAAAACAATACTGATATCCGAGTTACTACTAAATGATGATATCAACAATTTACAAACCATTGACATCACTAAAGACACCATCACCATCAAAAAAACAAGAGATATCGCATCAGCATCACTCAAAAATAGCTTTGATAGGATCGTCAGTTTTTTAAAGTTACAGCATATATCAGATATGACAGAAACTAGAAAAACGATCGATGCTTATTATTTAGCATCACCATTGATTGATGCTGCGAAATGTGCTTATTTCTTCGTCAATCGTGATGAGACTTGCCCCTTTAGACAACAGACACTTGCTGAATTCGCTAAGGATAAGGTTGTGATTGAACTTGACTCCTTTGAAAACATCATCACTTGTATAGAATCTGGACAAGGCATAGCCTTGTTGCCTGGCTATTTAACCGAAACGAAAAAGTTACAAAAGTGGGAGGAAACAAGTAGACCGATTACTTATTATAGCTATGAGTAG
- a CDS encoding DUF4865 family protein → MQAMRYDISLPTDYDMTIIRDRVKNTGHLMSGFQDLYVKIFMISEKSQGALYNSYSPLYVWKHTDGMSKFIFDGYFDNILTSFGWQHIEIGITTTLTLADDFMSSCYVTEEVQDIQETNSLKQVERKDKLGDEETGKLVIYNPDKWKKVIYRFYKTKPQTQHRCFEILYIAR, encoded by the coding sequence ATGCAAGCAATGCGATATGATATTAGTTTACCTACTGATTATGATATGACAATCATCAGGGATCGGGTAAAAAACACTGGTCACTTGATGTCTGGATTTCAAGATTTGTACGTCAAAATTTTCATGATTTCTGAGAAAAGTCAAGGTGCGCTTTATAATAGCTACAGTCCGCTTTATGTCTGGAAACATACAGATGGCATGTCGAAATTCATCTTCGATGGTTATTTTGACAATATTTTAACATCATTTGGCTGGCAACATATCGAAATTGGGATCACAACAACCCTTACTTTGGCAGATGACTTTATGTCAAGCTGCTATGTTACTGAAGAAGTACAAGATATTCAAGAAACTAACTCACTAAAGCAGGTTGAACGAAAAGACAAGCTAGGTGATGAGGAAACTGGAAAGCTCGTGATCTATAATCCAGATAAATGGAAAAAAGTGATTTATCGGTTTTATAAGACGAAACCTCAAACACAGCATCGCTGTTTTGAAATCCTCTATATTGCCAGATAA
- a CDS encoding DUF4352 domain-containing protein: MSLNDGIETPGKSKKTSLRIIIFLISVVLIICGAITSLVTYRPKSISTSLNTKVEKKTGKVGQDVIIDNVYYKVNSVTYNPGTKYAIPRAGNQFVIVNVTVTNKGKKTIDYSLIDFKLDDKGNQTAFTESIIGDDGKNIVNDRFPSGSLTQGGSVTGTMIGQAKIADKDSYNLVYQSRMINSSQISIRLTK, encoded by the coding sequence ATGAGTTTAAATGATGGCATAGAAACACCTGGAAAATCCAAAAAAACCTCACTAAGAATCATCATTTTCTTAATAAGTGTCGTACTTATTATATGTGGTGCAATAACTAGTCTCGTAACTTATAGACCAAAATCTATTTCTACTTCACTAAATACTAAGGTGGAAAAAAAGACTGGAAAAGTTGGCCAAGACGTTATCATTGATAATGTCTACTATAAGGTAAATTCAGTTACTTACAATCCTGGCACAAAATATGCCATTCCTAGAGCGGGCAATCAATTCGTCATTGTGAATGTCACAGTGACGAATAAAGGGAAAAAGACGATTGACTACAGTCTAATTGATTTCAAACTAGATGATAAAGGGAATCAAACAGCATTTACTGAATCTATCATTGGTGATGATGGCAAAAATATCGTGAATGATCGATTTCCAAGTGGCAGCCTTACACAAGGTGGCAGCGTAACTGGCACAATGATAGGACAAGCCAAAATAGCAGATAAAGATAGCTATAACTTAGTTTATCAATCGAGAATGATCAATAGTAGCCAAATTTCCATTCGTTTAACTAAATGA
- a CDS encoding phage terminase small subunit-related protein, producing the protein MVRKRNPLRDETYRILIESKKKKPLKDIADELGVRPSTIRKWKSEDKWNNETKRSAPNEKERYDSMKGNKNAKGNSGNPNASPPSNNQNA; encoded by the coding sequence GTGGTAAGGAAGAGGAATCCGTTACGTGATGAGACGTATCGAATTTTGATAGAATCTAAAAAGAAAAAGCCTTTAAAGGATATTGCTGATGAACTCGGTGTGCGTCCTTCAACTATTAGAAAATGGAAATCTGAGGACAAGTGGAACAATGAAACGAAACGGAGCGCTCCGAATGAAAAAGAGCGTTACGATTCAATGAAAGGCAATAAGAATGCCAAAGGTAATTCAGGTAATCCAAATGCTAGCCCTCCATCTAATAATCAAAATGCATAA
- a CDS encoding terminase small subunit, with product MTMTEKQKKFCDFFIETGNATKSPLNDQVLFFAEHLFI from the coding sequence ATGACAATGACTGAAAAGCAAAAGAAGTTCTGTGATTTTTTTATTGAAACAGGGAATGCAACTAAGTCACCTCTTAATGATCAGGTGTTGTTTTTTGCAGAACATCTTTTTATTTAA
- a CDS encoding ArpU family phage packaging/lysis transcriptional regulator, with translation MNDLGLLYSDDQVNAAITESQKILKSYRQLKVLKKIKFPNIKSPTFSDMPRGGNGKVDSHLSAYINVISRIEQIERCVARCELLQSIILQHKYLDDTTYPQWKLAEMSGYSVRRYNDYLNSALLQFASAYRVL, from the coding sequence ATGAACGATTTAGGTTTGCTGTATAGTGATGATCAAGTTAATGCTGCAATAACTGAAAGCCAAAAAATTTTAAAAAGTTATCGACAATTGAAAGTGCTAAAAAAAATAAAATTTCCGAACATCAAATCTCCTACTTTTTCCGATATGCCAAGAGGAGGTAACGGTAAAGTAGACTCACACCTAAGTGCTTACATCAATGTGATAAGTCGTATAGAGCAAATAGAAAGGTGTGTTGCAAGATGTGAATTGTTACAAAGCATTATACTGCAGCATAAATATTTAGATGATACAACCTATCCGCAATGGAAATTAGCTGAAATGTCAGGATATTCTGTTAGACGGTATAACGATTATTTAAATAGTGCTCTCTTACAATTCGCATCTGCTTATAGAGTTTTGTGA
- a CDS encoding PD-(D/E)XK nuclease-like domain-containing protein encodes MAKDLLGADYYIVESSRAYWSISQYKRFRECEERAVAELAEEWTEDRDSTPLLVGNYVHSYFESPEAHEIFKFENGSTMIAKTGATKCHLKKDFKVAEVMINALKTDKQFAEYYIGEKEVSVTGVINGIDFKGKIDCLNIEGGYFVDIKTTKSQIDDLAWSDEFRTKMRWFEVYGYVLQMATYKELLYQKYGKEFIPIIYAVTKESIPDTRAVVFQSDEKLKYELAELSTIISKLDAVKKGISEAILCKHCNYCKSHGLTDKVEIY; translated from the coding sequence ATGGCTAAAGATTTATTAGGTGCAGATTATTATATCGTTGAGAGCAGTCGGGCTTACTGGAGTATAAGCCAGTACAAGCGATTTAGAGAATGCGAAGAGCGAGCTGTTGCAGAACTTGCTGAAGAATGGACAGAAGACCGTGATAGCACCCCACTTTTGGTTGGGAATTATGTTCATAGTTACTTTGAAAGTCCAGAAGCTCACGAAATTTTTAAATTTGAAAACGGTTCGACTATGATTGCCAAGACAGGTGCAACAAAATGTCATCTGAAAAAAGATTTTAAAGTTGCTGAAGTAATGATTAATGCATTAAAAACAGATAAACAGTTTGCTGAATATTATATCGGAGAAAAAGAAGTTTCTGTTACTGGTGTGATCAATGGGATTGATTTTAAGGGTAAAATTGACTGTTTGAATATCGAGGGTGGCTATTTCGTCGATATCAAAACAACTAAATCACAAATTGATGACCTTGCATGGAGCGACGAGTTTCGCACTAAAATGCGTTGGTTTGAGGTTTACGGTTATGTTTTACAGATGGCGACATATAAAGAGCTGCTTTACCAGAAATACGGTAAAGAGTTCATACCAATCATTTATGCAGTTACCAAGGAAAGTATACCTGACACTAGGGCTGTTGTTTTCCAGTCTGACGAGAAATTAAAGTATGAATTGGCAGAATTGTCAACTATAATCAGCAAACTTGATGCGGTCAAAAAAGGAATTTCAGAAGCAATACTTTGCAAACATTGTAACTACTGCAAATCCCATGGTCTAACAGATAAAGTAGAAATTTATTAA